The Equus quagga isolate Etosha38 chromosome 10, UCLA_HA_Equagga_1.0, whole genome shotgun sequence genome includes a region encoding these proteins:
- the LOC124245925 gene encoding olfactory receptor 1009-like, giving the protein MALLTAPAILDVTAAQSLGSLFSASQGTSQEGRNFAILMILPTAQKWPNLERETCSGPMGAGNTSKLSEFFLVGLTNDPQLQSILFSLFTFIYAVTVVGNLGLLALIVVSPRLHTPMYFFLSNLSFLDFCYSSVTVPKMLMGFFSDCQTISFSGCVVQTSFFLIFAVTEFFLLASMAYDRYVAICNPLLYHIIMSPRLYLQLVAASYAVGLMNMMLLTSTTFHLTFCKSRVITHYFCDILPLLKLSCSDTHVLQLLLFACGGFNVSVSLPIVLVSYTCIFLAIIRIPSAQGKHKTFSTCASHLTAVSLYYGTTVSIYLRPSSEYLLGRHSLVSVFYTVVIPMINPMIYSLRNKDVKETFGNVLKKTSQFFSLPTPRFP; this is encoded by the exons ATGGCTCTGCTTACTGCTCCAGCCATCTTGGACGTCACAGCTGCTCAGTCCCTGGGCTCACTTTTCTCGGCATCTCAGGGGACCAGTCAAGAAGGCAGGAACTTTGCTATATTAATGATTCTTCCAACTGCACAGAAATGGCCAAACTTGGAGCGGGAA ACATGCAGTGGCCCAATGGGAGCCGGCAACACCAGCAAGTTGAGTGAATTCTTCCTCGTGGGCCTCACCAATGATCCTCAGCTTCAGTCcatcctcttttccctcttcacCTTCATCTATGCAGTCACAGTGGTGGGAAACCTGGGCCTCCTTGCCCTCATTGTAGTTAGCCCACGACTCCAcactcccatgtatttcttcctcagcAACCTGTCCTTTCTTGACTTCTGTTATTCTTCAGTCACAGTCCCAAAAATGTTGATGGGGTTTTTCTCTGACTGCCAAACCATCTCCTTCTCTGGTTGTGTGGTCCAGACAAGCTTCTTTTTGATCTTTGCTGTCACTGAGTTCTTCCTCCTGGCTTcaatggcctatgaccgctatgtggccatctgcaacccTCTGCTGTACCATATCATCATGTCCCCAAGGCTCTATTTGCAGCTAGTGGCTGCTAGCTATGCAGTGGGCCTGATGAACATGATGCTCCTCACTAGCACAACCTTTCATCTGACCTTCTGTAAGTCCCGTGTCATCACTCACtacttctgtgatattcttccCCTTTTAAAACTCTCCTGCTCTGACACACAtgtcctccagcttctcctctttGCTTGTGGTGGCTTTAATGTGTCTGTGTCCCTGCCAATTGTCCTGGTCTCCTACACATGTATCTTCTTGGCTATCATCAGAATCCCCTCAGCCCAGGGCAAACATAAGACATTCTCCACTTGTGCTTCCCACCTGACTGCTGTCAGCCTGTACTATGGAACCACAGTGTCCATTTACTTGCGCCCATCCTCTGAGTACTTATTAGGCAGGCACAGCTTGGTCTCTGTATTCTACACAGTGGTCATCCCCATGATCAATCCCATGATCTACAGTCTGAGAAACAAAGATGTGAAGGAAACATTTGGGAATGTTCTCAAAAAGACCTcacaattcttctctcttcccactcccaGATTTCCATGA